One Rissa tridactyla isolate bRisTri1 chromosome 1, bRisTri1.patW.cur.20221130, whole genome shotgun sequence DNA segment encodes these proteins:
- the WBP4 gene encoding WW domain-binding protein 4 isoform X1, whose amino-acid sequence MADYWKSQPKKFCDYCKCWIADNRPSIDFHERGKNHKENVAKRISEIKKKSLEKAKEEENMSKEFAAMEEAAMKAYQEDMKRLGIKPDEVGPSSTQSKPQSNTVETPGKKEKKEKKEKKEKKEKKKKTPQDPSMPPKTETKEWVQGFSPEGYTYYYNTKTGESQWEKPKGFQGNSQNSQMGAEWVEGVTEDGHTYYYNTQTGVSTWEKPAGFVSSSNEKSQRDKHSEELAETDSKGSDSDSEDSENEAQGSERNFKRKGDNGEESEEGKKSSKAKKLSPYGKWREVKPEETAGKEESTLASQESSSDAPNKTNPYGKWKAIKQEGEEEEEEPCEKVDLELPSTESDNLPPPVLDVPEDATVIFKEKTVTSLGDMTEGVPTFKKRKFENGKSRNLRQRLSDQ is encoded by the exons AT ggcCGATTACTGGAAATCTCAGCCAAAAAAATTCTGCGATTACTGCAAGTGCTGGATAGCAGACAACAGACCT agCATTGATTTTCATGAAAGAGGGAAGAATCATAAAGAAAATGTGGCAAAAAGAATTAGTGAG attaaaaagaaaagcttggaaaaagcaaaagaagaagaaaacatgtcAAAAGAATTTGCAGCAATGGAGGAGGCTGCAATGAAAGCATATCAAGAGGACATGAAAAGGCTTGGAATTAAGCCAG atgaGGTAGGTCCCAGTTCGACACAGAGTAAACCACAGAGTAACACAGTGGAAActccaggaaagaaagaaaagaaagagaagaaggaaaaaaaggaaaagaaagaaaagaaaaaaaagacacctcaGGACCCCTCAATGCCACCAAAAACTGAAACGAAGGAGTGGGTGCAAGGATTTTCTCCCGAAGGCTATACGTATTACTACAACACAAAAACAGGAG aaTCACAGTGGGAGAAACCTAAAGGATTCCAAGGCAACTCTCAAAACTCACAAATG GGAGCAGAGTGGGTAGAAGGTGTCACTGAAGATGGTCATACCTATTACTATAACACACAAACAGGAG TATCTACATGGGAGAAACCGGCTGGTTTCGTTTCATCTTCAAATGAGAAAAGTCAACGTGACAAGCATTCTGAAGAGCTTGCAGAAACAGATTCCAAAGGGTCTGATTCCGACTCGGAAGACAGTGAAAATGAAGCACAGGGTTCAGAAAGAAATTTCAAG aggAAAGGAGATAATGGTGAAGaatcagaggaagggaaaaagtctTCCAAAGCTAAAAAGTTAAGTCCTTATGGGAAATGGCGAGAAGTTAAACCAGAAGAAACAGCTGGTAAAGAGGAGAGTACATTGGCTTCCCAAGAATCCTCCAGTGATGCACCTAACAAGACCAACCCTTACggaaaatggaaagcaattaagcaagaaggagaagaagaagaagaagaaccaTG tgaAAAAGTGGACCTGGAGCTTCCCAGTACGGAGAGTGACAATCTACCACCACCAGTGCTAGATGTTCCAGAAGATGCGACAGTGATATTTAAAGAGAAGACAGTCACCTCCCTTGGAGATATGACAGAAGGGGTGCCAACATTTAAGAAGAGgaaatttgaaaatggaaaatctaGAAACTTAAGACAAAGACTAAGTGATCAGTAA
- the WBP4 gene encoding WW domain-binding protein 4 isoform X2: protein MKCSIDFHERGKNHKENVAKRISEIKKKSLEKAKEEENMSKEFAAMEEAAMKAYQEDMKRLGIKPDEVGPSSTQSKPQSNTVETPGKKEKKEKKEKKEKKEKKKKTPQDPSMPPKTETKEWVQGFSPEGYTYYYNTKTGESQWEKPKGFQGNSQNSQMGAEWVEGVTEDGHTYYYNTQTGVSTWEKPAGFVSSSNEKSQRDKHSEELAETDSKGSDSDSEDSENEAQGSERNFKRKGDNGEESEEGKKSSKAKKLSPYGKWREVKPEETAGKEESTLASQESSSDAPNKTNPYGKWKAIKQEGEEEEEEPCEKVDLELPSTESDNLPPPVLDVPEDATVIFKEKTVTSLGDMTEGVPTFKKRKFENGKSRNLRQRLSDQ, encoded by the exons ATGAAATGT agCATTGATTTTCATGAAAGAGGGAAGAATCATAAAGAAAATGTGGCAAAAAGAATTAGTGAG attaaaaagaaaagcttggaaaaagcaaaagaagaagaaaacatgtcAAAAGAATTTGCAGCAATGGAGGAGGCTGCAATGAAAGCATATCAAGAGGACATGAAAAGGCTTGGAATTAAGCCAG atgaGGTAGGTCCCAGTTCGACACAGAGTAAACCACAGAGTAACACAGTGGAAActccaggaaagaaagaaaagaaagagaagaaggaaaaaaaggaaaagaaagaaaagaaaaaaaagacacctcaGGACCCCTCAATGCCACCAAAAACTGAAACGAAGGAGTGGGTGCAAGGATTTTCTCCCGAAGGCTATACGTATTACTACAACACAAAAACAGGAG aaTCACAGTGGGAGAAACCTAAAGGATTCCAAGGCAACTCTCAAAACTCACAAATG GGAGCAGAGTGGGTAGAAGGTGTCACTGAAGATGGTCATACCTATTACTATAACACACAAACAGGAG TATCTACATGGGAGAAACCGGCTGGTTTCGTTTCATCTTCAAATGAGAAAAGTCAACGTGACAAGCATTCTGAAGAGCTTGCAGAAACAGATTCCAAAGGGTCTGATTCCGACTCGGAAGACAGTGAAAATGAAGCACAGGGTTCAGAAAGAAATTTCAAG aggAAAGGAGATAATGGTGAAGaatcagaggaagggaaaaagtctTCCAAAGCTAAAAAGTTAAGTCCTTATGGGAAATGGCGAGAAGTTAAACCAGAAGAAACAGCTGGTAAAGAGGAGAGTACATTGGCTTCCCAAGAATCCTCCAGTGATGCACCTAACAAGACCAACCCTTACggaaaatggaaagcaattaagcaagaaggagaagaagaagaagaagaaccaTG tgaAAAAGTGGACCTGGAGCTTCCCAGTACGGAGAGTGACAATCTACCACCACCAGTGCTAGATGTTCCAGAAGATGCGACAGTGATATTTAAAGAGAAGACAGTCACCTCCCTTGGAGATATGACAGAAGGGGTGCCAACATTTAAGAAGAGgaaatttgaaaatggaaaatctaGAAACTTAAGACAAAGACTAAGTGATCAGTAA